One segment of Rutidosis leptorrhynchoides isolate AG116_Rl617_1_P2 unplaced genomic scaffold, CSIRO_AGI_Rlap_v1 contig60, whole genome shotgun sequence DNA contains the following:
- the LOC139884775 gene encoding LOW QUALITY PROTEIN: DNA replication licensing factor MCM5-like (The sequence of the model RefSeq protein was modified relative to this genomic sequence to represent the inferred CDS: inserted 2 bases in 2 codons; deleted 2 bases in 2 codons), with product MSGWDEGAVYYSDQAQFPESGSEEAAAGNASRHSVLXEFKEFIRNFESDKNVFPYRESLVNNAKFLLINLEDLLAFDADLPSLLRSSPADYLPLFEVAAAEVLASLKLKVAGETGEMVEPXTGDVQILLSSKEDPSSIRLLGAQYISKLVKITGITIAASRVKAKATYVLLVCKNCKNTREVPCRPGLGGAIIPRSCDHAPQPGEEPCPLDPWIVVPDKSKYVDQQTLKLQENPEDVPTGELPRNMLLSIDRHLVQTIVPGTRLTIMGIYSIFQAANSATSHKGAVAVRQPYIRVVGIEGANEASSRGPAAFTQEEIEEFKKFAQQQDVYQTICSKVAPSIFGHNDVKKAVACLLFGGSRKNLPDGVKLRGDINVLLLGDPSTAKSRLFLKFVEKTAPIAVYTSGKGSSAAGLTASVVQDGGSREFMIYLKEGAMVLADGGVVCIDEFDKMRPRSRVAIHEAMEQQTISIAKAGITTVLNSRTSVLAAANPPSGRYDDLKTAQDNIDLQTTILSRFDLIFIVKDIRMYSQDKIIASHIVKIHASAGAASSDTRTSTQENWLKRYLQYCRTECHPRLSESASKMLAEAYVTIRQNMRQQANETGESAVIPITVRQLEAIVRLSESLAKMKLSHVATDDDVKEAIRLFNVSTIDAARSGINQQINPSAETANEIKQAEAQIKRRTAIGTRIAVRRLMDELVRMGLNESIIRRALLIMHQRGEIEQGREGRFIVRQA from the exons ATGTCGGGTTGGGACGAAGGAGCAGTCTACTACAGTGATCAAGCCCAGTTTCCTGAATCTGGGTCGGAGGAGGCGGCCGCAGGAAACGCCAGCCGCCACTCGGttc cggaatttaaggaattcatCCGGAACTTTGAGAGCGACAAAAATGTGTTTCCTTACAGAGAGAGCCTTGTTAACAACGCTAAGTTCTTGCTCATCAATCTCGAAGATCTTCTCGCATTCGATGCTGATCTCCCCTCCCTTCTCCGCTCCTCACCTGCCGATTACCTTCCCTTG TTTGAGGTGGCAGCAGCTGAAGTTTTGGCAAGTTTAAAGTTGAAAGTTGCAGGAGAGACTGGGGAAATGGTGGAGC GAACTGGTGATGTCCAGATTCTACTCTCTTCAAAAGAGGATCCTTCCTCTATTCGCTTGCTTGGG GCTCAATATATTTCGAAATTGGTTAAGATAACCGGGATTACCATAGCTGCTTCAAGGGTTAAAGCAAAGGCAACTTATGTTCTTCTAGTATGTAAGAACTGTAAAAACACTAGGGAAGTTCCATGCCGTCCAGGCCTTGGAGGAGCAATCATTCCCCGTTCATGTGATCATGCTCCTCAG CCTGGTGAAGAACCTTGTCCTCTTGACCCATGGATTGTCGTTCCTGATAAGAGCAAATATGTTGATCAACAAACATTGAAGCTGCAGGAGAATCCTGAG GATGTGCCCACTGGGGAACTTCCAAGGAACATGCTTCTTTCTATAGATCGTCATCTTGTTCAGACAATTGTCCCTGGTACAAGATTGACCATCATGGGGATATATAGTATCTTTCAAGCTGCCAACTCAGCCACCTC ACACAAAGGAGCCGTCGCAGTTAGGCAGCCATATATTAGGGTTGTAGGAATAGAAGGGGCAAATGAGGCCAGTTCTCGG GGTCCTGCTGCTTTCACTCAGGAAGAG ATTGAAGAATTCAAAAAATTCGCACAACAACAAGATGTATATCAAACAATCTGCTCTAAGGTCGCTCCCTCTATATTTGGTCACAACGATGTGAAAAAGGCGGTTGCTTGC CTTCTGTTTGGAGGCTCTAGGAAG AATTTGCCAGATGGTGTGAAATTGAGAGGTGATATTAATGTGTTACTTCTGGGGGATCCTTCCACAGCTAAATCCAGGTTA TTTCTCAAATTTGTAGAGAAGACAGCTCCAATTGCTGTTTATACATCAGGGAAAGGGTCCTCAGCTGCTGGTCTTACAGCTTCTGTGGTCCAAGATGGCGGTTCT CGTGAATTTATGATATATTTGAAGGAGGGGGCTATGGTTTTGGCAGATGGAGGTGTTGTCTGTATTGACGAGTTTGATAAAATGAGACCCAGAAG CAGGGTTGCTATTCACGAAGCCATGGAGCAGCAAACCATATCCATTGCAAAGGCAGGAATAACAACAGTTCTCAATTCTAGAACCTCTGTGCTAGCAGCTGCTAACCCTCCATCAGGACGTTATGATGACCTCAAG ACCGCTCAGGATAATATTGATCTGCAGACAACAATTCTCTCCAgatttgatttaatttttattgtcAAGGACATCAGGATGTACAGTCAAGATAAG ATTATAGCTAGCCATATCGTAAAAATTCATGCTTCAGCTGGCGCAGCCTCGAGTGATACAAGAACTTCTACCCAAGAGAATTGGCTGAAGAG GTACCTACAATATTGTCGAACAGAGTGTCATCCTCGCCTGTCAGAATCTGCATCTAAAATGCTGGCGGAAGCATATGTCACAATCAGACAG AACATGAGGCAGCAAGCAAATGAAACTGGAGAATCAGCTGTAATTCCTATTACTGTTAGGCAGCTTGAAGCTATTGTAAGATTAAGCGAGTCTCTTGCGAAAATGAAATT GTCTCATGTTGCCACTGACGACGATGTCAAGGAAGCAATACGCCTTTTTAATGTTTCCACAATAGATGCAGCACGTTCAGGAATAAATCAACAAATAAACCCTAGTGCTGAGACTGCCAATGAGATCAAG CAAGCTGAAGCACAAATAAAGAGACGGACAGCTATTGGAACCAGGATAGCTGTACGAAGGCTGATGGATGAACTCGTGAGAATGGGATTGAATGAATCAATT ATAAGACGAGCACTTCTAATCATGCACCAGAGAGGTGAAATTGAACAAGGGAGAGAAGGCCGGTTCATTGTACGACAAGCATAA
- the LOC139884784 gene encoding LOW QUALITY PROTEIN: dicer-like protein 4 (The sequence of the model RefSeq protein was modified relative to this genomic sequence to represent the inferred CDS: inserted 4 bases in 3 codons; deleted 2 bases in 2 codons; substituted 1 base at 1 genomic stop codon) → MGHLIKKPQKKICVFLAPTNALVEQQARVIEDSIDFKVGVFCGSTKKLKNHQDWLKVVEENEIFVMTPQILLRSLYHCFITMESIALLIFDECHHAQIKSNHPYAEIMKVFYKSNATKPPRVFGMTASPVVGKGALSPEELPKVLNSLEDLLDAKVYSVEDSAELERYVASPVVRVYHYCPSMNGTSNCYLSYYKKLDELKQQCISMLGRTMGDHQSLRSTKKLLSRVHDNIVFCLENLGLLGALQASRILLTGDPSERSALVEAEENLSHDLLSDRYLGQAAEIFASDCTKDGPESDLSCIEYSKQPFFSSKLLCLIGILSTFRPQQDMKCIIFVNRIVTARSLSHILQNLKFLTSWRCGFLVGIHANLKSMSRKEMNSILDKFRSGELNLLVATKVGEEGLDIQTCCLVIRFDLPQTVSSFIQSRGRARMPQSEYAFLVDSGNQRELNLIDSFKNDESRMNVEISDRSSTEIFAGFEDRIYKVESSGASISSGYSVSLLHHYCSKLPHDEFFDPKPTFYYFDDQGGTICNIILPSNATLHQVVGTPHPSMEAAKKDACLKAIEELHKLGVLSDFLLPQQLDDGNEEESEDMDSARSEDKSSRGELCEMLVPAALKGSWTNTRDSVHLSCYYIKLLPVPEDRDYRKFALFLKESLPQEAATMELDLHLSHGRYVKSKLVPVGVKRFDKEEILKAQQFQEMFLKVILDRSELVADSVPLGRMDSDVYHSSTSYLLLPVLSRDYLNSVTVDWKTVRKCLSSPIFRTPAMATDHEILSSEGHLQLANGCWSISDVENSLVYCPLRKLFFFVTNVVQKKNAYGPLRIQAHXRNSGQHLKHPKQPPLRVKQLFNLHNLLHNRGLEDSESRELEEHFIELMPELLEMKIIGFSKDIGSSLSLLPSLMHRLQSLLVAIELKQKLCAAFPEAAEVNANRVLEALTTENCQSXSSLERLEVLGDSFLKFVVGRHXFIMHTSVDEGQLTXKRSNAISNSNLLKLATENSLQVYIRDQSFDPSQFYALGRPCRVICNKESEVSLHSQDYSDGHSSGIEIACSKGHHWLHKKTIADATEALIGAFLVDGGFRAATSFLRWIGIPIDFEASQVTRACLDSHIYMPLAEHIDLTSLEKLLGYSFRHKGLLLQAFLHPSYNNRGGGCYQRLEFLGDAVLDYLITSYLFSVYPKLKPGHLTDLRYVCVNNKAFANVAVERSFHEYLLYGSDYLSQAIKTYVNFIKSSSSQSALLLEPECPKVLGDVVESCVGAIFLDTGFNLNHIWEIMISFLDPTKAFSSMQMDPVRVLHELSQSHNFELNFSAIKKGKSFLVEAKVSKGNLSYASSASNENKKDASKNAARVLYAKLKVEGYRSRCKSLEDILKSTPKEEAILIGYNEEPIDVDIPDPIAVDQSKMNESSQSNRKFDPTNDVADSCSPTIVALTKRLRNDFVKEQPSQIAANTNNETDSQTRGMWHHKSAIQRLYELCAANCWKPPLFEVFKEEGPSHLKSFTIKVVVDIEEAPERLFECIGETRTKKKSAEESAAEGVLWQLGVLGYLH, encoded by the exons ATGGGCCACTTGATAAAGAAACCTCAGAAGAAAATTTGTGTCTTTCTCGCTCCAACAAATGCACTTGTTGAGCAG CAAGCTAGGGTTATAGAAGACTCCATTGATTTTAAGGTTGGGGTCTTTTGTGGGAGCACCAAGAAGCTTAAGAATCACCAAGATTGGCTGAAAGTGGTTGAGGAAAATGAG ATTTTTGTTATGACCCCACAAATACTGCTGCGAAGTTTATATCATTGCTTTATCACGATGGAATCAATTGCCCTTCTCATATTTGACGAATGTCATCATGCTCAAATCAAGAGCAACCATCCTTATGCAGAAATCATGAAA GTTTTCTACAAAAGTAATGCAACAAAACCTCCTCGTGTTTTTGGTATGACTGCATCTCCAGTGGTTGGGAAAG GTGCTCTAAGTCCTGAAGAGTTACCAAAAGTTCTCAATAGTCTTGAAGATCTACTTGATGCTAAG GTGTATTCAGTGGAAGATTCAGCAGAATTGGAAAGATATGTAGCATCTCCGGTGGTTAGAGTATATCATTACTGTCCTAGTATGAATGGAACCTCTAACTGCTACTTGAGTTATTACAAAAAACTTGACGAGTTGAAACAGCAG tGCATATCAATGCTTGGCCGAACTATGGGTGATCATCAAAGTCTACGGAGCACCAAAAAGCTGCTTTCCAGGGTGCATGATAATATAGTATTTTGCTTGGAAAATCTTGGCCTGTTGGGAGCATTACAA GCTAGTCGCATTCTATTGACTGGTGATCCCTCCGAAAGAAGTGCCTTGGTAGAAGCAGAAGAAAATCTCTCTCATGACTTGTTATCTGATAGATATCTGGGTCAAGCTGCTGAAATCTTTGCTTCTGATTGCACAAAGG ATGGGCCTGAATCAGATTTGTCATGCATAGAATATTCGAAGCAACCGTTCTTCTCAAGCAAGCTTTTGTGCCTTATTGGCATTCTTTCCACATTCAG GCCACAACAAGATATGAAGTGTATAATATTTGTAAATAGAATTGTTACTGCCCGTTCTTTGTCACACATACTTCAAAACCTCAAGTTCTTAACATCTTGGAGGTGCGGTTTTCTTGTTGGGATCCATGCCAATTTAAAGAGTATGTCTAGAAAGGAAATGAATTCTATTCTTGACAAGTTTCGGTCTGGTGAG TTGAACCTTTTAGTTGCAACTAAAGTTGGCGAAGAAGGACTTGATATTCAAACATGCTGTCTTGTGATAAGGTTTGATCTTCCACAAACTGTGTCTAGTTTTATTCAATCAAGAGGCCGCGCAAGAATGCCTCAGTCTGAATATGCTTTCCTGGTTGATAG TGGCAACCAGAGGGAACTAAATCTGATAGATAGTTTCAAAAATGATGAAAGTCGTATGAATGTAGAAATCTCCGACCGATCATCTACAGAGATATTTGCCGGTTTCGAAGATAGGATTTACAAAGTTGAGTCTTCGGGTGCCTCTATCAGTTCTGGATATAGTGTCTCCTTGCTCCACCATTATTGCTCAAAACTTCCACATGATGA ATTCTTTGACCCAAAGCCAACATTCTATTATTTTGATGATCAAGGGGGAACCATCTGCAATATAATTTTACCTTCAAATGCTACATTGCATCAAGTTGTCGGTACACCACATCCTTCAATGGAAGCTGCCAAGAAAGATGCTTGTCTGAAAGCGATTGAAGAGTTGCATAAATTGGGTGTCTTGTCTGACTTTCTGTTACCACAACAACTAGATGATGGGAATGAGGAAGAGTCAGAGGACATGGATAGTGCCAGATCTGAAG ATAAGAGTTCTAGAGGAGAACTGTGCGAGATGTTAGTTCCTGCTGCACTTAAAGGATCTTGGACCAACACAAGGGATTCTGTCCATCTTAGCtgttattatataaaacttttgcCTGTTCCTGAAGATAGAGACTACCGAAAATTTGCTCTTTTTCTC AAGGAATCTCTCCCACAAGAAGCAGCGACGATGGAGCTTGATCTTCATCTTTCCCATGGTAGATATGTCAAGTCAAAGCTTGTCCCAGTTGGAGTTAAGAGATTTGACAAGGAAGAG ATCTTAAAAGCTCAACAATTTCAAGAAATGTTCCTCAAAGTCATCCTTGATCGATCTGAACTGGTTGCAGACTCTGTTCCCCTTGGAAGGATGGATTCAGATGTATATCATTCATCGACCTCCTACCTGTTACTTCCTGTCCTCTCTCGTGATTATCTAAACTCAGTAACTGTAGATTGGAAAACTGTGAGAAAGTGTCTGTCATCACCAATCTTCAGGACTCCAGCCATGGCTACAGACCATGAAATTCTTTCCTCTGAGGGTCATTTACAATTGGCTAATGGTTGCTGGAGTATAAGTGATGTTGAAAACAGTTTGGTGTACTGCCCGCTCAGAAAATTATTTTTCTTTGTGACGAATGTGGTTCAGAAAAAGAATGCCTATGGTCCCTTAAGGATTCAGGCACATTAACGCAA CTCTGGACAACATCTCAAACATCCCAAGCAACCACCTCTGCGCGTCAAACAACTGTTTAACTTGCACAATTTGCTCCACAATCGAGGGTTAGAGGATtcag aATCACGTGAACTTGAGGAGCACTTCATTGAGTTGATGCCTGAGCTGTTGGAGATGAAGATAATAGGCTTCTCCAAGGATATTGGCAGTTCGCTATCGTTGTTACCGTCGTTAATGCATCGGTTACAGAGCTTGCTTGTGGCCATTGAACTGAAGCAGAAATTATGTGCTGCATTTCCAGAGGCAGCTGAAGTTAATGCCAACCGT GTTCTTGAAGCACTCACCACAGAAAATTGCCAGAG GTCATCTCTAGAAAGGCTTGAAGTATTGGGCGACTCTTTTCTCAAATTTGTAGTTGGTCGAC CTTTTATTATGCATACTTCTGTTGATGAAGGTCAGCTTA AAAAACGGTCTAATGCTATAAGTAATTCAAATTTATTGAAGCTGGCCACTGAAAATAGCTTACAG GTTTACATACGTGACCAATCATTTGATCCCTCCCAATTCTATGCTTTGGGTCGCCCCTGCCGTGTAATTTGTAACAAGGAATCTGAAGTTAGTCTTCATTCTCAAGATTACAGCGATGGCCATTCTTCTGGTATTGAAATTGCTTGCAGCAAAGGTCATCATTGGTTACATAAGAAAACAATTGCCGATGCGACGGAAGCTCTGATCGGCGCTTTTCTAGTTGATGGTGGCTTCAGAGCAGCAACTTCTTTTCTTAGATGGATTGGCATCCCCATAGACTTTGAAGCTTCACAAGTTACTAGAGCTTGTCTGGACAGCCATATTTATATGCCACTTGCTGAACACATTGATCTTACCTCCCTAGAAAAATTGCTGGGATATAGTTTTCGCCATAAAGGACTCCTTCTTCAGGCATTTTTACACCCTTCTTACAATAATCGTGGAGGAGGCTGTTATCAG AGATTGGAGTTCCTTGGAGATGCTGTCTTGGATTACTTGATTACATCATACCTATTTTCAGTCTACCCAAAGTTAAAGCCAGGGCATCTCACTGATCTGAGATACGTGTGTGTGAATAATAAGGCCTTCGCAAATGTAGCAGTGGAACGATCCTTTCATGAATATCTTCTTTATGGATCTGATTACCTTTCTCAGGCCATAAAAACTTATGTGAACTTCATTAAATCATCTTCATCTCAAAGTGCACTTCTTCTAGAGCCAGAATGTCCAAAG GTACTTGGTGATGTGGTGGAGTCTTGTGTGGGTGCCATC TTTCTTGACACCGGGTTCAATTTAAACCACATTTGGGAAATAATGATCTCCTTCTTAGATCCAACTAAAGCCTTCTCCAGTATGCAGATGGATCCCGTCAGGGTACTTCATGAACTCAGCCAATCTCACAACTTCGAACTGAATTTTTCAGCAATTAAGAAGGGTAAAAGTTTTTTGGTCGAAGCTAAAGTGAGCAAGGGAAATCTATCTTATGCTTCTTCAGCAAGCAACGAAAACAAAAAAGATGCTTCCAAAAATGCTGCCCGCGTGTTATATGCAAAGCTGAAG GTTGAAGGTTATAGGTCCAGGTGCAAGTCTCTGGAAGATATTTTAAAATCTACCCCCAAGGAAGAAGCAATACTCATTGGGTACAATGAAGAGCCCATAGATGTTGATATTCCCGATCCAATTGCAGTCGACCAATCGAAAATGAATGAATCGTCTCAGAGCAACCGAAAATTCGATCCTACGAATGATGTGGCTGATTCTTGTTCACCTACCATTGTAGCTCTTACTAAACGTCTTCGAAATGATTTTGTGAAAGAACAGCCAAGTCAGATAGCTGCCAATACCAATAACGAAACTGATTCGCAGACTAGAG GTATGTGGCATCATAAATCAGCCATACAACGTCTGTATGAGCTCTGTGCTGCAAACTGTTGGAAACCACCcttgtttgaagttttcaaagagGAAGGACCGAGTCACCTAAAATC ATTTACGATAAAGGTTGTGGTGGATATTGAAGAAGCGCCAGAAAGGCTCTTTGAGTGTATAGGCGAAACTCGGACCAAGAAGAAGAGTGCAGAGGAGAGTGCCGCTGAGGGTGTACTTTGGCAATTGGGGGTTTTAGGATATTTGCACTGA
- the LOC139884785 gene encoding stearoyl-[acyl-carrier-protein] 9-desaturase, chloroplastic-like encodes MALMLNQTAIPSCLSLLTPKPTSTHKLKSPKILIMASNPHDALKDRVKKPNIYVPHGKVHNQVTHSLPPEKVEIIKSLENWAEENILTLLKPVEKCWQPQDFLPKPDTEVFHDHVKELKMRAKELPDDYFVVLIGDMITEEALPTYLAFLNTWDGVRDETGASPSPWAVWNRAWTAEENRHGDLLNKYIYLTGRVDMRQIEKTIQYLIGAGMDGKTENNPYLGFIYASFQERATFISHGNTARLAKHHGDLKLAQVCGIIASDEKRHEIAYTKIVQKLFEIDPNGTILALADMMKKKIVMPAHMMFDGQDGNLFENYAAVAQRIGVYTAKDYADIFEYLNGRWKVEYLTGLSGDGRQAQDFLCGLTARFRKLEERVQRKAKQTSNVHFSWIFGREV; translated from the exons ATGGCTTTGATGCTTAACCAAACCGCCATTCCATCCTGCTTATCTTTGTTAACGCCAAAGCCTACTTCTACTCACAAGCTCAAGTCTCCAAAAATTCTGATCATGGCTTCAAATCCTCACGATGCCCTGAA AGACCGGGTTAAAAAGCCAAACATATATGTTCCTCACGGAAAGGTGCATAATCAAGTTACTCATTCTTTGCCACCGGAAAAGGTAGAAATCATCAAATCATTGGAGAATTGGGCTGAGGAAAATATCTTGACTCTCCTAAAGCCTGTTGAGAAATGTTGGCAGCCACAAGATTTTCTACCAAAGCCAGACACCGAAGTTTTCCATGACCATGTGAAAGAGTTGAAGATGAGAGCTAAAGAACTTCCTGATGACTATTTTGTTGTGTTGATTGGAGATATGATCACTGAAGAAGCTCTTCCTACTTACCTGGCTTTCCTTAATACATGGGATGGAGTTAGAGATGAGACAGGAGCTAGCCCTAGTCCTTGGGCAGTTTGGAATAGGGCTTGGACAGCTGAAGAGAATAGGCATGGTGACCTTCTCAACAAATATATTTACCTAACTGGCCGAGTTGACATGAGACAAATTGAGAAGACAATTCAATATCTCATTGGCGCTGGAATG GATGGTAAAACAGAAAACAACCCTTACCTCGGTTTCATCTACGCTTCATTCCAAGAAAGGGCAACATTCATTTCTCATGGTAATACTGCTAGGCTAGCCAAACATCATGGGGATTTGAAATTAGCACAAGTATGTGGCATCATAGCTTCTGATGAGAAACGCCATGAAATAGCCTACACAAAAATTGTACAGAAGCTATTTGAGATCGACCCTAATGGCACTATCTTGGCCTTAGCTGACATGatgaagaagaaaattgtaatgccAGCTCACATGATGTTTGATGGCCAGGATGGTAATCTTTTCGAGAATTATGCAGCCGTAGCCCAACGGATTGGAGTCTATACTGCCAAAGACTATGCTGATATCTTTGAATATCTTAATGGAAGATGGAAAGTAGAATATCTCACGGGACTTTCTGGTGATGGCCGCCAAGCTCAAGATTTCTTATGCGGATTGACTGCAAGGTTTCGGAAGTTGGAAGAGAGAGTTCAAAGAAAGGCAAAGCAAACATCCAATGTTCATTTCAGTTGGATCTTTGGTAGAGAAGTTTAA